The Bdellovibrio sp. NC01 genome includes the window TTAAATCCAAGTGCATGCTGTTATTGAAAATCTCAACGTACGGCAACTGCGCTTCAACGACGATAACGTCATACTTGGAACCTGGAGCTTGATTTGCTTCAAGAAAACCTCTCCACAACTCCAGATCTTCAATCTTATTCGGAGTCACACCCAAGAATACTACGGGTGCCTTTTGAATTTCATAAGACAGCTTTTCTGCGATCTCTTTACCCAAATCTTCCGGAACTGCAACTTGAGTAAATTTGATCTTTGGAAGCGTGTCAGGTTGCACGGAAATTTGCGTGGAAAAATAGATACCTAGAGCGATAACAGCGATGGCGCCTAACCAATAAAGATACTTCATAGGACTATCGACCTATCACCCCTGACCCATCATGGCAAGACTCATTGTATTCTGTTAGAATTGTGCTAAGTTCCGATCATTACAGAGGACTTGATCTTTAACCAGACAGGTACCGAAAAATATGAAGGCGACGAATACACTATCTTCCATAAGCTATCTGATCATTGGTTCTGGCCGCGTCGCCCGACACCTTGGCCACTATTTTCATTTATTAAACATCAGTCATCAAACATGGGACCGCGCCCAAGATCCGCATTTGCTACGCACAAAGATCGCGAATGCCACACATGTTCTGCTTGCGATTAGCGACGACTCTTTAGCAGCGTTTTATCGTCAGAACTTAGCAGGTCATGAAAAAACCGTTGTGCATTTTTCTGGTGCGCTTAATTTCGATGACATGATCGCGGCTCACCCACTTATGACCTTTGGGCCAGAGCTTTACGAATTAGATTTTTATAAACAGATCCACTTCACGATGACCGGTGCATCTTTAAGCGAAGCCTTGCCGGGTCTTCCAAATCCTTCAAGCCTTCTTCCGGCAGAACAAAAAGCTTTGTATCACGCCTTCTGTGTGATCGGCGGAAACTTTTCAACTTTGCTGATTGCCAAGATGTTGTCAGGCTTTGCTGATATGAAAATTCCCTCTGAAGCAGCAAGGGTTTATATTGAGAAGGTCGTGGAAAACACTTTTGCAAATCCAGAAAAAGCCTTAACCGGCCCACTGATTCGCAAAGACGCAAAAACAGTGCAAAAAAATTTAACGGCTTTGGGCAATGATCCCGCGGCGGATATCTACAAAGCTTTCTTGAAGAACTACTGGCCCGAATACAAAGAAAGTGAGGGCTTATGAAAAGCATCCTCGATTTCCACGAAAAGAAAATCAAAAAAGAAAAATTCACTATGTGCACGTGCTATGACTACTCGTTCGCGCGTATTCTAGCGGAAAGCGATGTTGATTGCCTTCTAGTTGGCGATTCTTTGTCGAATACAATGCTGGGTCACTCGACAACTTTAAATGCCACGAATGAAATCATGGCTTTGTATGCAGGTTCAGTGGTTCGCGGTGCTGGCGATAAAAAATTCGTTGTCGCTGATATGCCATTTATGAGCTACCGCAAAGGTCTTACTGCCAGCATGACTTCGGCAGAGATCATCATGCGGTCGGGCGCTCACGCCGTGAAACTTGAAGGTGGCGAAGGCAACTATAAAATCGTTCGCCACATGGTCGGTTCTGGCGTTCCGGTCATGGGGCACTTGGGCTTAACTCCACAATCCGTCAATCAATTGGGTGGCTTCAAAGTGCAAGGTCGCGATCAAAAAGCTCAAGCGAAAATCAAAGAAGAAGCTTTGCGCCTGCAAGATGCAGGTTCATTCTGTATCGTGCTTGAATGTGTGCCTTCTGCTTTGGCTGAAGAAATCACAAACTCTTTGGACATTCCGACAATTGGTATCGGTGCGGGCTCTGCGACGGATGGCCAAGTTTTGGTCTTACAAGATTTGCTTGGCATGAATCCAGGTTTCAAACCGAAATTCGTTAAAAATTTCTATGACGGCTTCGGCAATTTAAAAGCGGCATTCAACAGCTATCACCAAGAAGTGACATCTGGAAAATTCCCAAGCGAGAAAGAGAGCTACTCATGACAGTAGTTTTGCGCTCGCCACAAGAATTTAAACAGTGGCGCAAAAAACAAAGCGGCAGCGTTGGTTTCGTACCAACAATGGGTGCTTTGCATTCGGGACACGAGCAGTTGCTTAAAACTGCACGTGCCGAAAATAATATCGTTGTCTTGTCTATTTTTGTAAATCCAACTCAGTTCAACGATCCGAAGGATTTTGAAAAGTATCCGATCACGTGGGACGCTGATTTGAAAATGGCGCAAAATAATAAAGTCGATGCGATTTTTTATCCGCACGCGCCTGACATGTACCCTGATAATTATCGCTACAAAGTGACAGAGAATGAATATTCAAAAACTTTGGACGGAGCTCATCGTCCAGGTCACTTTGATGGTGTGCTATCAGTTGTGATGAAACTGTTTAACGTGGTTTCTCCAACGAAAGCCTATTTTGGCGAAAAAGATTTCCAACAGATGCGTTTAATCCAAGGCATGGTTGAAAGTTTCTTTATGAATCTTGAAATCGTACCGGTTGCGACAGTTCGTGAAAGCGACGGTCTTGCGAAGAGTTCACGCAATGTGCGTTTGACTCAAGAACAACGTGCATTGGCTCCGGCCATTTACAAAGCGATTACCACAAGTAAAACGGCGGACGAAGCGGCCCAAGCTTTATCTGCACAAGGTTTTAAAGTGGATTATGTGACTGACATCGACAATCGCCGTTACGTAGCCGCCTTTCTTGGGGAAGTGAGATTGATTGACAATGTCCAAATCTAAAATCCTTTTTATGATGACAGGCTCGATCGCCTGTTACAAAGCCTGCCATGTGATTTCGCGCTTGGTGCAAGCCGGTTGTGAAGTGCAAGTTGTCGCAACTCCCTCGGCATTGAAGTTTGTGGGAACTGCAACATTGGAAGGCCTTTCTGGAAAGCCGGTAGTCAGCGATATGTATGCGACTGGCAATGTGATGGATCATATTCATCTTATGCGTTGGGCAGATTTAATTCTGGTGGCTCCGGCGACAGCGAATTTCATCAATAAAGCGGCACAAGGTATTGGCGATGATTTGCTTTCGACTTTATTCTTAGCTCACGACTTTAAGAAACCATTCATGTTAGCTCCGGCCATGAACACAAGCATGTACTTGCATCCCGTGACTCAGAAGTCAGTAGCAGCGTTAAAGGACATGGGTCTTGAGATTCTTGATTCCGCCTCAGGAATTCTTGCCTGCGGCGAAGAAGGTTACGGCAAACTGCTTGAACCTGATTTGATTATCAAGATTGTTCTAGAAAAATTGAAAATGACTTCTGCGCAGATTGCGACGACAGAAGCTAGCGAAACGTCAGTCGCGCCAAAATCATCTTCACTTTCAAAAGTAAAAGTTTTGATTACCGCGGGTGGCACACAAGAACCGATCGATACGGTTCGTTCGATTTCAAATTTAAGTTCGGGTCGTACTGGCATTGCGTTGGCTGAATATCTTACACAAATGGGCTTCGATGTGACTCTGTTACAAGCTCATTCTTCTCCTAAGACGGATCTTGTAGCCAAGAAAGATGTGTTCGTCACTTTCAACAGCCTTGATCAAAAGATGAAACACTATCTTTCCACGGAAGATTTCACTCATGTTATTCATGCTGCGGCGGTCAGCGACTATTCGGTCGCTGACATCGAAGTGAACGGCGAAAAGCACAAGCCTTTGGAAGTTAAAAAAGTTTCCTCGGATGCGGATGAAGTGACAATTCATATGAAACGCAATCACAAGATTGTAGATCGCCTGAAAGACTATTCGCGCAATAAAAACATCAAGGTCGTGGCATTTAAATTAACAAGCCATGCAACCGAAGAACAGCGCAAAGCTGCGGTGAATAAGCTTTTCACAAATTCACACGCTGATTTTGTTGTTCATAACGATTTGACTGAAATCGATATTGTTAATAGAACCCACAAGTTCACACTCTACAACCACGAAGGATTTGTGGTTTGTGAAAATTTAGATCGCCTGACGAGTGAATTGATTCGCGTCATGGTGCCAAAGGATATTTTATGATTCTGTGCTTAGACGTCGGCAACACGCAAATTTACGGCGGCCTTTTTGATAAAGATAAAATGGTCTTGTCATTCCGTAAGAACTCGAAAAGCGGTGCTTCTTCTGACGAAACGGGTATTTTCTTAAGAACCGCTATCCGCGAAAACGGCTACGATCCTTCTAAAATCACAAAAATTGCGATCTGTAGTGTTGTGCCTGAAGTGATTTATTCCCTTCGTGGTGCGTGCATGAAGTATTTCAATATTAATCCATTCATTTTACAGGCCGGCGTGAAAACAGGCTTAAAAGTGAAGTACCGCAATCCTTTGGAAGTTGGTGCGGATCGTATTGCGAATTCTATTGCGGCGACTCACCTTTATCCGAATCAAAATGTGATCATCGTCGATCTGGGCACAGCAACAACGTTCTGCGCGGTAACGAAAGAAAAAGACTATCTTGGTGGTTCTATCGTGGCGGGACTTCGCCTGTGTATGGAAGCGCTAGAGAGCAAAACGGCAAAACTGCCTTCGGTTGAGATCATCTCGATGCACGAAGCTTTGGGTCGCTCGACGATCGAAAGCATCCAGTCTGGCTTGTATTACGGCCATTTAGGCACAATGAAAGAGATCATCGAGCGCGTAACGAAAGAATGTTTCCACAATGAAAAGCCTTTCGTCATCGGCACTGGTGGCTTCTCGTCATTATTTGAAAAAGAAAAAGTTTTTGATGCGATTGTTCCTGACCTTGTTTTAAAAGGCATGTTGATCGCTCTTCAGTATAATGCTTAAAGGAATACGCAAATGAATGTTTCAATGCTTAGAACAAAAATCCACCGTGCAACAGTTTCAGGCGCTGACCTTAATTATGAAGGATCTATCAGCATCTGCCCTGACTTGATCAAAGCTTCAGGCTTATTGATCAACGAACGCGTTGATATTTACAACTGCAACAACGGCGCACGTTTTTCAACATACGTAATCAAAGGCAATAAAGGCGAAATCTGCCTAAACGGCGCAGCGGCCCGTCACGTGCAAAAAGGTGACTTAGTTATCATTTGCTCTTATTGCGGTATGAGCTTCGAAGAAGCGCAAAAACATAAACCAACAGTCGTCTTCGTCGATGAAAAAAATCGTGTTAAAGAAAAGCGCGCTGAAAGCAGAAAGAACAATAAATAGTTCTGCGAAACGCAAAATAAAAAAGGGAAGCTTCACCGCTTCCCTTTTTTTATCATCAAACCAAAAGATCGAGTCGTGCCAGCCCATCATTTGCTAGCGATTACAACGTGATTTCGCCTTTGGGTTTAATTAGCATTTTGACATTCAGTGCTTGAGCTAAATCAGTATCAAATTCTTCGGAGAACAAATATTTAAACAAGTCTTCGCTCGACACCGTACGATCCCACCCGATCACTTGCATCTTAGACTTTCTTAAGCCGTAATAATCCGTACTGACAGCACCATAGCAGTTGGCGAAAAGAATATACTTTAAGCTTTTACTGCGATTCTTATTGAAAACGCTTTTAGGCAAAGCTTTTTTTGAAGAGTCATAAATCGCACCATCATTCGAACCGTGCGAGTTCCACACGATTGCTGACGTATGCGGATTACTTACCGCCTCTTGAAGATCAGGAGTAAATGCAACCACATTAATAATCGTTCTGAAACCCCGAGCCGCTAACCATTTCGCAACAGAATAATAACGAGAAAAATCTTTCTTCGTCCAATCGTCATCTAGATCGCCAATCAGATAATAGAAATCACCGTTAGGATAGTTCTTACGATAAATAACCTCTGCCGCGTTCGGTGAATCTGCAGCGGGTGCCATATTTCTGCTGATGTCTTTGGAATCCGTAAATTCAAATACCAAATTGCGGACGGCATGAGTATTTTCACGAAGCTGTTTAGCGAAAACCAACAAGTTCTGTTGATCTGTTTTCGCCAAATCCAATTTCACTTTCATGTTGATAGCTTTATCTGCAGCACCTGCTGTGCTGAAAGCTCCCATGATTAAGGCAAAAACGACGAGTGTCTTTTTGAGACATGATTTCATATCATTACTCCTTGTTTCGACTTGCGCTCCGTACTACGCACTAAGAAGCAAAGCCGAGGCCATGCATAGCGCTCTAAAAGACAACGTATTTCACCCTACCCGGGTACTAAGGTTCCAAAGCTGAAAAACGCTCGACAGATCTGTAGGTCAGGATTTCGCAAATCTAACAGTCTCAGAGTGAGAAGGCCTCTCGCACTCCTAAATAGTTGACCCCAGCACGCTTCTTAGAGAAAGTGCAGGGGCTATGGGAATTACTCTGCTGCAAGTCCAAGATGGCCACAAAGCCTTTGGCTCGAAAATTCTATTTGAAGAAGCGACGTTCGCAATTAACGAAGGCGAACACGTCGGTGTCATCGGTCCCAATGGTGCCGGCAAATCAACTCTGTTCAAAATTCTGGTCGATCAAGAACACCTTGATAGCGGCCTGGTTACAAAATCACAGCAATTGCGCTTGGGTTACTTAGAACAAGAATCAGACTGGAACGTTGACGACAAGGTTGAAGAATATCTTGCCAAGAATTGCATCAAGCCATTGTGGGAACTGAAACAATTCGGTTTGAAGCTTGGTTTGACAGAGCAACACTTTCAATCTCACCTAAAACAGCTCAGCGGTGGTTACCGCATGCGCGTGAAGCTTTTGTTCTTGATCGGCCAAGAACCGAACCTGCTGCTTCTGGATGAGCCAACCAACTTCTTGGATCTTGAGACGCTTCTAGTCCTTGAAAACTTCCTGCAAGAATTCAAAGGCGCATTTCTTTTGATCTCGCATGACCGCGAGTTTTTAAGACGCGTGACGGATCATATTCTTGAAGTTGAATCTGGTGACATCGTGAAGTTTGCAGGAAACTTAGATGACTACTTCGAACAAAAAGCGATGTTGAACGAGCTTTTGCAAAAACAAGCACTCAGCCAACAAGCCAAACGAAAATCCATTATGGATTTCGTTACACGCTTTGGTGCGAAGGCTACAAAGGCCCGCCAAGCACAAAGCCGCTTAAAAGCTTTGGAAAAAATGGAAGTGATTGAGCTCAAAGCGGCTCCGACTCACTCACATATTCAAATCCCTCCGGCAAGTCCTACCGGCAAAATGATTTTAGAACTTGAAAACGCACAATGCGGTTACGGTGATAAAGTTATTTTGAAAGACGTGAATGTCCGTTTAGAACGCGGCAATCACCTTGGCATCGTGGGTTTGAACGGCGCGGGCAAATCGACATTGCTTAAATCATTGGGGGAACAAATTCCTCTTTTAGGTGGTGAACTTAAATGGGGCCATCAAGTTCGTTTTTCTTATTTTGCACAACACACCCCTGAAGCATTGAATGCAGAACACACGGTCCTTGAGGCGATGGCTTCGGCAGCTCATAAAGACGTGACTCAACAGGAAGTTTTAAATATCGCGGGCAGTTTGTTATTCAGCGGTGATAGCGTTCATAAGAAAGTAAAAGTTCTTTCGGGTGGTGAAAAGTCTCGTGTTGCCTTGGGGCAGATTCTTTTGCAGAAGTCGCCATTACTTTTGCTGGATGAGCCAACCAATCACTTGGATTTCGACACTGTTGAAGCGATGACGACTGCGTTGGAACAATACGAAGGCACAATCGTCACGGTCAGCCATGATCGTGGTTTCATCGGCCGCGTTGCCAATAAAATTTTAGAAGTGAATCACGGTAAACTGACATTGTATCCAGGAACGTATGACGAATACGTCTGGAGTCTTCAGAAAGGATTCCTTTCTGAACGTACCATGGACGTAGTGGACAAAAAGAACGCAATTTCTTCCGAAAATGCGGCGGAAGCTCCGAAATTTAACTACAAAGAAGAACGTAAGCGCCTAGAAGTACAGATCAAGAAAGCGCAAAAGTTGATTGAAGACTGCGACAAGAAGATTGCAGAACTCGCGAAAAAAAGAGACGCTTTAAATGAATCTCTTGTAAGCGGTGGCGGCAATAACGCAGCTTCATTGGCTAAAGATCTGCACGATACCAGTGCGATGATCGATGAGCTTGAAATGAAGATGCTTGAAGCTATGGAAGAACAACACAGCTTCGAGAACGAATTAAAACAGCTTATTGGCTAGGGACTTTAAGGAATGAAAAAGGTTTTTCTATCTTGCACGTTGCTCTTCACGGGTCTTCTTCTGACTTCTTGTACGAGCTATTTTAAAAGACAAAGCTGCGAGAGTATCAATTGGTATGAACACGGTCGCCAAGTCGCTTTGCGCGGTCAATGGTTGAATGCCGATCAGACTTTGCAAGAATGTCGCAAAGTTGAAGCGAACGTCAATGAGTCGCAAGTAGATCTTGGTTTCAAATCAGGTATGGGCGAATACTGTACGCCGCAAAAAGCTTATCAAATCGGTAAAGCAGGAGACGCTTTCCACCGCGATATCTGCGAAGGTCCGTCGATCACAAGTATCCTGAACAAATACACACAAGGTATTAACGATTACTGTTCTAAAGCGAATGCTTTTGCAGCAGGTGCTTCCGGCAAGAAATATCAAAACGTGTGTTCAGTGAAACAAGAAAAAGACTTTTTGCCTGGTTACCGCAAAGGCAGAAAGAAATTCGTCGAATCACAAATTACTGACAAAGAAAATCAACGTCAGCAATTGAACTTCACGATCGTGACAAAACAAGCTGATTTGAACAATGCTTATGGCGAACTTAATAATCTGCAAAACCGCAGAAGCTTCCTGGAAATGCAAAGAAGCAACGCTTTAGCAGCGCAGAATCCGACACAGGCAGGCTATATCGAAGGTCAGATTAATTCTTTGACGACAGATATTAGCTTGAAACAGTCCGATGTGAATTCTAAGAAAAGTGATCTTGAGTCCGTGCGCAAACAACAAGATCAATTGGGTGCGGATATCTCTGCATTCAGAGCTGAGCTTCCAAGCTTAGACGAAAACTAAAGTCTATCTTGTCCTGGGATGCGGAACCATTCGATCGCATCCACGAAAGCCTTGGGCTGATAAGCGTTTGCTTGTTGGCTCCAACGCACTTCCTTCCATCCCAAACTTTTGAACGACGGATTTTCAACGTCACGTTTTTGAATGAATTCGAAGACGTTACTGACTTGTTCCAACTCTGCTTTCTTCATCAACAATGATGGCAAGTGGAACTGAACAAAAGCGACGCCTTTGTTTTGAATTCCAAAACCTTCTGCACCATCCGATAAGAACATGCCGTATTCGACCGCTTTGCTGTGATCACAACGATCCACAACCAAAAGTTTTTCTGTCGTGTCGGCATAATCCATCACATAGCTAAAGTTATAACCACCGCACTTTTCAACGATCGTGCGATTCGCACGAATTTGTCCAAAGGTTGCAAGCGGGATTGGATATTGCGCTGGCAGCATCCATAAGTTGTTCTGATCACGCAAAGCAAACTGCAATTCAGGATGCGCTTTTGCGATCTTTCTGAATTCGGCAAAAGTTTTTGAATCGTCACTCAGTGGCTCTTGGCTAACCAACAAAACGTCAAATGATGCTTCGGCAAAAGCATCTTGGAAACCACTTGAGCGCAGTTCATTCGTTAAATTCGCAACAAACGTTCTGTGGGCTACAGAGTCCTTCGCAAGTTTAGAACTTGAAATGAACAAATTCGTATTCTTGATCGCCTCTGCCGCTTTGACTAAGGTCTTTTCTGGCATCGCACTCATGATTTGTTCAGTCACCATTGGCAATGGAATCGAATGATCAGCGCGCAAGATACGCACTAAGTTTCCAACGAATTCATAACGATCTTTCATGGAAAGCTTCATGTACGAATGAATCCAGTTTGAGACTAGCAACGGGCGAAGACTCAGTTCTGTGACTTGTTCTTTCAACTCCCCTTCAGCGTCTGCAACATTTTGGCAAATCGCGAAGTGCTCGGACTGCTTCCATGAAGATTCACAGTAGGAGGGAACGGATTTTAAAATATACGGCCACTTCACTTTACGAATGGCTGTCGTTAAGTGTGTATTTGGGTCGCCAATATCAAGATCACCCGATTGCAAATACACCAAGAAATCTGTGAAGACTTCTTCCATCAGATCTTGTTGTGCAAATAAAGTTTCATTGCGCTCGCGGTACCAGATTTTAGCCAACGCCTTTTCCAGATGCCCTGGAGCTTCCAAAAGCTTACTGCCAATGAACAGGTGATGACCCTGGATACGATATAACAATGGATGCTCGTCCATGATTGTTATTTGAATTTTTTTATAGAACGGCTCAATGCTTTCAAGAAGCTTTTCTGTTTGTTGAATACGAGTGCCAAGCTCTTTAGCTTGCTGGCCAAAGTAAGCGCTATAGGGAGTTTCCTTGTTCACGGCGCAACGATAGATCGTGTCGCTTCCTTTATCGGAAAGCTTGTCTATTCTTTCGACAACTTTGGAATCGATACAAAGCGGTCTGCGGGTCATTTGCAAGACCAACAGGCTAAGTACCCCAAAACACGCGAAACTAAGATATGTAAGCCAACGTGAAATCATACAAAGGTGAAAGGTTGCAATCTCGAGACCACAAGGTCCGGTTAACCGAAAGCCACCTTGCCCTTGTCCAAGGCTTCGATGAAACTGGAAGTACCTATGAAACACTCAGCACTTCTTTTATTTTTTGTAGCAAGCCAAGCCTTCGCGAATGTGGAAACTCTTATCATCGGCGATTCGCATGTTGTCGGGCCCTTCGGTGAAAATATGCATAAGATTTTCCGCGAAACGACAAAAGAAGATACGCGCACAATCGGTCTTGCTGGCGCATCACCTAGCAACATGGTTGCGACAAATGCGAAAGGCAGAACCTTGAATTATGGCTTTGCAGATCGCAATAATGAAAACGAAAGACTGATCAAAGGCGGCAACCCTGCGGAGTTTCCAGAACTAGGTCCGTTGCTTCAAAAAACAAATCCTAATCGCATCATCATCGAGCTTGGGGATAACTTTGCGGATTACCGCTCTGGCAGCGCCGCTTCGGATGCTTCAGCAAAAGCGCAAGTGAATCTAATTTTGAAAGAGCTTGATAAACAAGGCTCAAAAGCTTCTTGTTATTGGGTTACACCAACATGGACAGACAAACCAGGCAGCAAGCCCTACCAAAAAAGCAACGAGCGTCTGTTGCAATTGATCGCGCTAATCAAGAAAACAGCGCAACCACGTTGCACAGTGATCGACAGCGCCGAAGGTATCGGCATCGGAAAAGGTGATATTAAAACTGGTTCAGACGGTTTGCACTTCGACGGCACAAACGGAAAAAAATGGGCTGAAGCCGCAGCTAAAAAAATCCAAGAAATCGAAAAATCAAAACAAGCCAA containing:
- a CDS encoding Rossmann-like and DUF2520 domain-containing protein, whose translation is MKATNTLSSISYLIIGSGRVARHLGHYFHLLNISHQTWDRAQDPHLLRTKIANATHVLLAISDDSLAAFYRQNLAGHEKTVVHFSGALNFDDMIAAHPLMTFGPELYELDFYKQIHFTMTGASLSEALPGLPNPSSLLPAEQKALYHAFCVIGGNFSTLLIAKMLSGFADMKIPSEAARVYIEKVVENTFANPEKALTGPLIRKDAKTVQKNLTALGNDPAADIYKAFLKNYWPEYKESEGL
- the panB gene encoding 3-methyl-2-oxobutanoate hydroxymethyltransferase, which encodes MKSILDFHEKKIKKEKFTMCTCYDYSFARILAESDVDCLLVGDSLSNTMLGHSTTLNATNEIMALYAGSVVRGAGDKKFVVADMPFMSYRKGLTASMTSAEIIMRSGAHAVKLEGGEGNYKIVRHMVGSGVPVMGHLGLTPQSVNQLGGFKVQGRDQKAQAKIKEEALRLQDAGSFCIVLECVPSALAEEITNSLDIPTIGIGAGSATDGQVLVLQDLLGMNPGFKPKFVKNFYDGFGNLKAAFNSYHQEVTSGKFPSEKESYS
- the panC gene encoding pantoate--beta-alanine ligase; translation: MTVVLRSPQEFKQWRKKQSGSVGFVPTMGALHSGHEQLLKTARAENNIVVLSIFVNPTQFNDPKDFEKYPITWDADLKMAQNNKVDAIFYPHAPDMYPDNYRYKVTENEYSKTLDGAHRPGHFDGVLSVVMKLFNVVSPTKAYFGEKDFQQMRLIQGMVESFFMNLEIVPVATVRESDGLAKSSRNVRLTQEQRALAPAIYKAITTSKTADEAAQALSAQGFKVDYVTDIDNRRYVAAFLGEVRLIDNVQI
- the coaBC gene encoding bifunctional phosphopantothenoylcysteine decarboxylase/phosphopantothenate--cysteine ligase CoaBC, giving the protein MMTGSIACYKACHVISRLVQAGCEVQVVATPSALKFVGTATLEGLSGKPVVSDMYATGNVMDHIHLMRWADLILVAPATANFINKAAQGIGDDLLSTLFLAHDFKKPFMLAPAMNTSMYLHPVTQKSVAALKDMGLEILDSASGILACGEEGYGKLLEPDLIIKIVLEKLKMTSAQIATTEASETSVAPKSSSLSKVKVLITAGGTQEPIDTVRSISNLSSGRTGIALAEYLTQMGFDVTLLQAHSSPKTDLVAKKDVFVTFNSLDQKMKHYLSTEDFTHVIHAAAVSDYSVADIEVNGEKHKPLEVKKVSSDADEVTIHMKRNHKIVDRLKDYSRNKNIKVVAFKLTSHATEEQRKAAVNKLFTNSHADFVVHNDLTEIDIVNRTHKFTLYNHEGFVVCENLDRLTSELIRVMVPKDIL
- a CDS encoding type III pantothenate kinase, encoding MILCLDVGNTQIYGGLFDKDKMVLSFRKNSKSGASSDETGIFLRTAIRENGYDPSKITKIAICSVVPEVIYSLRGACMKYFNINPFILQAGVKTGLKVKYRNPLEVGADRIANSIAATHLYPNQNVIIVDLGTATTFCAVTKEKDYLGGSIVAGLRLCMEALESKTAKLPSVEIISMHEALGRSTIESIQSGLYYGHLGTMKEIIERVTKECFHNEKPFVIGTGGFSSLFEKEKVFDAIVPDLVLKGMLIALQYNA
- the panD gene encoding aspartate 1-decarboxylase, with the protein product MNVSMLRTKIHRATVSGADLNYEGSISICPDLIKASGLLINERVDIYNCNNGARFSTYVIKGNKGEICLNGAAARHVQKGDLVIICSYCGMSFEEAQKHKPTVVFVDEKNRVKEKRAESRKNNK
- a CDS encoding ABC-F family ATP-binding cassette domain-containing protein yields the protein MGITLLQVQDGHKAFGSKILFEEATFAINEGEHVGVIGPNGAGKSTLFKILVDQEHLDSGLVTKSQQLRLGYLEQESDWNVDDKVEEYLAKNCIKPLWELKQFGLKLGLTEQHFQSHLKQLSGGYRMRVKLLFLIGQEPNLLLLDEPTNFLDLETLLVLENFLQEFKGAFLLISHDREFLRRVTDHILEVESGDIVKFAGNLDDYFEQKAMLNELLQKQALSQQAKRKSIMDFVTRFGAKATKARQAQSRLKALEKMEVIELKAAPTHSHIQIPPASPTGKMILELENAQCGYGDKVILKDVNVRLERGNHLGIVGLNGAGKSTLLKSLGEQIPLLGGELKWGHQVRFSYFAQHTPEALNAEHTVLEAMASAAHKDVTQQEVLNIAGSLLFSGDSVHKKVKVLSGGEKSRVALGQILLQKSPLLLLDEPTNHLDFDTVEAMTTALEQYEGTIVTVSHDRGFIGRVANKILEVNHGKLTLYPGTYDEYVWSLQKGFLSERTMDVVDKKNAISSENAAEAPKFNYKEERKRLEVQIKKAQKLIEDCDKKIAELAKKRDALNESLVSGGGNNAASLAKDLHDTSAMIDELEMKMLEAMEEQHSFENELKQLIG
- a CDS encoding DUF2799 domain-containing protein, with amino-acid sequence MKKVFLSCTLLFTGLLLTSCTSYFKRQSCESINWYEHGRQVALRGQWLNADQTLQECRKVEANVNESQVDLGFKSGMGEYCTPQKAYQIGKAGDAFHRDICEGPSITSILNKYTQGINDYCSKANAFAAGASGKKYQNVCSVKQEKDFLPGYRKGRKKFVESQITDKENQRQQLNFTIVTKQADLNNAYGELNNLQNRRSFLEMQRSNALAAQNPTQAGYIEGQINSLTTDISLKQSDVNSKKSDLESVRKQQDQLGADISAFRAELPSLDEN